The genomic window TTCGGAAAACGGCTGTCTTCAAGTTGTGCCCGGCTTGCACCGACAGGGCATTTTGAAACGCCCCAATTCGGACCAACCCTGGTTTGACGAGGGAGAGTTCGATAGCACCGATGCCGTGCCCGTTGTTCTGAATGCTGGCGATGCCCTCTTTTTTCATCTGTGCCTACCCCACGGCTCTGATTCCAATACGTCTTCTAACCGGCGCCGTTCCCTGATCTATCGCTATATTAACGTGGATCGCATTACTACGGATATGATCCCACTTGTAGAGCGCCACGGGTGTCTTTCAAACGCGCCCGATAGTCATCCCATTTTCAGGATGGCGATTCCGTAAACGGCGATCACTGCTATACATCACAGACCAAACCCTAAGTACGAAAACAGGAGAGAATATATGGAGAGGAAAGTCAGACTCGGAATTACCAGAGATTTCTTCGATTCGGCCGGAAATCTGGCCATTCCCGGCCCGGGGCTGGAACTGCTCAATGAGATGCCCGAAGTCGAGTACCGGATATTCGATCGGTTTTTGCCGGAAGTCGGCGCTGAACAGATACGTGGATGCGATATGGTCATCTCCTGGACCGCTCACTGGACAGAGCGATCACTTGCGGAAAACGACCAACTGATTGTAGTCCTCTACACCGGCGTGGGATACGACCACCTCGATGTTCGGGCTCTCACCCATGCGGGTGTCATGCTCTGCTTTGCTCCCGACGCGGTTCGCCGACCAATGGCCTGTACTATCATCACCTTCATTCTCGCGCTCGCGATGCGACTCATTAACAAAGACAGAATAACCCGCCAGGGACACTGGTCGAAACGGGATGCGTATCACGGCGAAGGTCTGACCGGCAAGACCCTCGGTTCGATAGGCGTCGGCAACATCGGCCACGAGATGTTTTTACTGGCCAGGCCGTTCGGGATGAGACACCTGGCCTGTGACCCCTACGTAGAACAGGACGCCGTGTCCGATATTGGCGCAGACCTGGTAGATATGGATACGATTCTGGCCGAGTCCGACTTCCTGAGCATCAGCGTGCCATTTAGC from Gemmatimonadota bacterium includes these protein-coding regions:
- a CDS encoding dehydrogenase, translated to MERKVRLGITRDFFDSAGNLAIPGPGLELLNEMPEVEYRIFDRFLPEVGAEQIRGCDMVISWTAHWTERSLAENDQLIVVLYTGVGYDHLDVRALTHAGVMLCFAPDAVRRPMACTIITFILALAMRLINKDRITRQGHWSKRDAYHGEGLTGKTLGSIGVGNIGHEMFLLARPFGMRHLACDPYVEQDAVSDIGADLVDMDTILAESDFLSISVPFSEETHHLIGKEELRKMKSTAYLINTSRGSVVDEAALIQALQQGWIRGAGLDVFEQEPVDPDNPILKMDNVVVSPHSLGHTDEYFEGAWRDKFRQAAQILRGEIPEAVVNRDVLETPRFQTKFRKFQTP